In a genomic window of Bradyrhizobium sp. LLZ17:
- a CDS encoding DUF2189 domain-containing protein, whose translation MATLYQGNVPTMAQTADAAGPVIRAIQLSDLHDALKRGWEDFKAVPSHAIVLCVIYPVLGLVLARVVMGYSVLPLLFPLAAGFALIGPFAALGLYELSSRRERHEEASAWDAMEVLRSPSFGAMLGLGALLLALFVTWVATAQAIYVAAFGYEGVTGISDFVTRVLTTSQGWWLIAVGCGTGFLFALAALCISAVSFPLMLDRHAGAFEAMVTSLRVVAKNPVPMAAWGLIVAILLALGTIPAFLGLAIVIPLLGHATWHLYRKAIVSDPNARPVPPPPPRPRKPAADFPANLFPWRNRTDA comes from the coding sequence ATGGCCACACTCTACCAGGGCAATGTCCCCACGATGGCCCAGACCGCAGATGCGGCTGGACCGGTGATCCGAGCCATCCAACTCTCCGATCTGCACGACGCGCTCAAACGCGGCTGGGAAGATTTCAAGGCGGTCCCGAGCCACGCCATCGTCCTCTGCGTGATCTATCCAGTGCTGGGCCTCGTGCTCGCCCGCGTGGTGATGGGCTATTCGGTGCTGCCATTGCTGTTTCCGCTGGCCGCGGGCTTTGCCCTGATCGGCCCGTTCGCAGCGCTCGGTCTCTACGAGCTCTCGAGCCGGCGTGAACGCCATGAGGAGGCCAGCGCCTGGGACGCGATGGAGGTGCTGCGCTCGCCTTCCTTCGGCGCCATGCTTGGCCTCGGGGCGCTTCTGCTGGCCTTGTTCGTGACCTGGGTCGCGACTGCGCAGGCGATCTACGTCGCGGCGTTCGGTTATGAGGGCGTGACCGGGATTTCGGATTTCGTGACGCGCGTGCTGACAACATCGCAGGGCTGGTGGCTGATCGCGGTCGGCTGCGGCACCGGATTCCTGTTCGCGCTCGCCGCGCTGTGCATTAGCGCCGTGTCGTTCCCCTTGATGCTCGACCGTCATGCCGGCGCGTTCGAGGCCATGGTCACCTCGCTCCGGGTCGTCGCCAAGAACCCGGTGCCGATGGCGGCGTGGGGCCTGATCGTCGCGATACTGCTGGCGCTCGGCACGATTCCGGCCTTCCTCGGCCTTGCGATCGTCATCCCCCTGCTCGGCCACGCCACCTGGCATCTCTATCGCAAGGCGATCGTCTCCGACCCGAATGCCCGGCCGGTGCCGCCTCCGCCGCCGCGTCCGCGCAAGCCGGCCGCCGACTTCCCGGCCAATCTCTTCCCGTGGCGAAACCGGACGGACGCCTGA
- a CDS encoding DUF3597 domain-containing protein, producing the protein MSIFGKIMGAIFGSHPASAAPAGGAASGSAPAGAAPSASAPGAAPSAAPAQTVDVAAVVDAAVAAHKGEKLEWRTSIVDLMKALDVDSSLAARKDLAKELGYTGDMNDSASMNVWLHKQVMSKLAANGGKLPPEIKH; encoded by the coding sequence ATGAGCATTTTCGGTAAAATCATGGGCGCGATCTTCGGCAGCCATCCGGCTTCCGCCGCGCCTGCCGGTGGCGCAGCTTCGGGCAGCGCGCCGGCAGGGGCCGCTCCGAGCGCGTCGGCGCCGGGCGCGGCACCGTCTGCCGCACCTGCGCAGACCGTGGACGTTGCGGCCGTCGTCGATGCGGCTGTCGCCGCGCACAAGGGCGAGAAGCTGGAGTGGCGCACCTCGATCGTCGACCTGATGAAGGCGCTTGACGTCGATTCCAGCCTTGCCGCGCGCAAGGACCTCGCCAAGGAGCTGGGCTACACCGGCGACATGAACGATTCCGCGAGCATGAATGTGTGGCTGCACAAACAGGTGATGTCGAAGCTCGCCGCCAATGGCGGCAAGCTGCCGCCCGAGATCAAGCACTGA
- a CDS encoding GNAT family N-acetyltransferase translates to MTASVRDNKERSRFELDLGNELAFANYRLTPAAVIITHTETPRALRGRGIASELVRGALDLIRRDGNKVIAGCGFVADYLDKHPDDADLVA, encoded by the coding sequence ATGACGGCATCGGTACGCGACAACAAGGAGAGGAGCCGCTTCGAGCTCGATCTGGGCAATGAGCTTGCCTTCGCCAACTACCGGCTGACGCCAGCAGCCGTGATCATCACCCACACCGAAACGCCGCGGGCGCTGCGCGGCCGCGGCATCGCCTCGGAGCTGGTCAGGGGCGCCCTGGACTTGATCCGGCGCGACGGCAACAAGGTGATCGCGGGCTGCGGCTTCGTCGCCGACTATCTCGACAAGCACCCGGACGATGCGGACCTCGTCGCCTAA
- a CDS encoding tetratricopeptide repeat protein — MSRSASWHCSPRWSRPRRCRPRPGGGPAWEACVGPASTPEQRVKACSTVIHTQSETGRRLAGAYCNRGHGLTEKRELDAALSDLDQAIRLDPTYACAFNNRGLVYSFKRDYDRAIADYDEAIKLDPSLALAYNNRGESRFNKGDLDGAFADFDAAIKHDRNYAMAYANRGLVYYRKHDMPHALTDYTTRIKLAPDLLAYIDRGNVYRGSEQLDRAAADYGEAIRIAPTDARGWRNRGMIRLYQGDNKGGLADYDKALQYDPADVFSWNNRGQARLRLGDKPGAIADFRKALELKPGLPTAQEQLKRLGAL, encoded by the coding sequence GTGTCCCGCTCAGCCTCATGGCATTGCTCGCCGCGCTGGTCTCGACCGCGCCGGTGCCGGCCGCGGCCCGGGGGCGGTCCGGCCTGGGAGGCCTGCGTCGGGCCGGCCAGCACGCCGGAGCAGCGGGTCAAGGCCTGCTCGACTGTCATCCATACCCAGAGCGAGACCGGCCGCAGGCTCGCCGGCGCCTATTGCAATCGCGGACATGGCCTGACCGAGAAGCGCGAGCTCGATGCCGCGCTGTCCGACCTGGACCAAGCGATCCGGCTCGATCCGACCTATGCCTGCGCCTTCAACAATCGCGGCCTCGTCTACAGCTTCAAGCGCGACTATGATCGCGCCATTGCCGATTACGACGAGGCCATCAAGCTCGATCCGTCGCTGGCGCTGGCCTACAACAATCGCGGCGAGTCCCGTTTCAACAAGGGCGACCTCGACGGCGCCTTCGCGGATTTCGACGCTGCGATCAAGCACGATCGCAACTATGCCATGGCCTACGCCAATCGCGGCCTGGTGTATTATCGCAAGCACGACATGCCGCATGCGCTCACCGACTACACCACGCGGATCAAGCTTGCGCCCGATCTGCTCGCCTATATCGATCGCGGCAACGTCTACCGCGGCAGCGAGCAGCTCGATCGCGCCGCCGCGGACTATGGCGAGGCGATCCGCATTGCGCCGACCGATGCGCGCGGCTGGCGCAATCGCGGCATGATCCGCCTGTACCAGGGCGACAACAAAGGCGGTCTCGCCGACTACGACAAGGCGCTGCAATACGATCCCGCGGACGTGTTCTCATGGAACAATCGCGGCCAGGCCAGGCTACGGCTTGGCGACAAGCCGGGTGCGATTGCCGATTTCCGCAAGGCCCTGGAATTGAAACCCGGCTTGCCGACGGCGCAGGAACAGCTGAAGAGGCTTGGGGCGCTGTGA
- a CDS encoding GNAT family N-acetyltransferase: MSNVVNNKADHRYELELEGHLATEHYKLDGNVITFEHTDVPKELGGKGVGSKLVQGALDQVRADGLKLIPECPFVKAWIEKHPDYQDLVGA; this comes from the coding sequence ATGAGCAACGTGGTCAACAACAAAGCCGATCACCGCTACGAGCTCGAGCTGGAGGGCCATCTCGCAACCGAACATTACAAGCTCGACGGCAACGTCATTACATTCGAGCACACGGATGTGCCGAAGGAACTCGGCGGCAAGGGCGTCGGCTCGAAGCTGGTGCAAGGCGCGCTAGACCAGGTCCGCGCGGACGGATTGAAGCTGATCCCGGAATGCCCGTTCGTGAAGGCGTGGATCGAGAAGCACCCGGACTATCAGGACTTGGTGGGGGCGTAA